In Rutidosis leptorrhynchoides isolate AG116_Rl617_1_P2 chromosome 2, CSIRO_AGI_Rlap_v1, whole genome shotgun sequence, one genomic interval encodes:
- the LOC139889557 gene encoding uncharacterized protein produces the protein MSWVKWENVLSSFDIGGLNVGSLKAFNLALILKWKWRYFNCKNDTWVDVIKAIHGDRFDKAIGGSPWANIVATCVKLDADNILPPNHIGLHVGNGSRVTFWTDPWRGPIPLRDRFKRLYHLDNNKEDKVADKWNNDNWVWSWSRDAIGSRNAASLELLLHELEEVHLTDREDCWKCSLDGDGLFTVKNTRRYIDKVTLPSYHIGTTWLKSLPKKVNIFWWRFKRDALPVRCNLSARGIVVDSTTCPMCNSSSENIDHLFFGCTVALDVWRLIRVWLDCNLPVFNCWMDVETWIEGASLSTSALLRIQSIIVTTLWIIWRHRNGIVFNDIVISRCNLFDVIKFFAFRWLKNRGRVVSNWNTWLISPL, from the coding sequence ATGTCTTGGGTAAAATGGGAGAATGTTCTTTCTTCTTTTGATATAGGTGGTTTAAACGTTGGTAGCTTGAAAGCATTCAACTTGGCTCTAATTCTTAAATGGAAGTGGCGGTATTTTAATTGCAAGAATGACACTTGGGTAGACGTTATAAAGGCTATCCATGGAGATCGATTTGATAAAGCCATTGGGGGTAGTCCTTGGGCAAACATCGTTGCCACTTGTGTTAAACTGGATGCCGATAATATCCTTCCTCCTAATCATATTGGTCTTCACGTAGGTAATGGTTCACGCGTTACCTTCTGGACTGATCCATGGCGCGGGCCGATACCCCTTCGAGATCGTTTTAAGAGATTATATCATCTTGACAATAATAAGGAGGACAAAGTTGCGGATAAATGGAACAATGATAACTGGGTTTGGTCATGGTCTCGTGATGCTATCGGGTCTAGAAATGCAGCCAGTCTCGAGCTTCTTTTACACGAACTCGAAGAGGTTCATCTCACGGATCGAGAAGATTGTTGGAAATGTTCACTTGATGGTGATGGTTTGTTCACGGTCAAGAATACTCGGCGTTATATTGATAAGGTCACGCTCCCATCGTATCACATTGGGACAACTTGGTTAAAGTCGTTACCTAAGAAAGTTAATATCTTTTGGTGGAGATTCAAACGAGATGCTCTCCCGGTTAGATGTAACTTGTCCGCGAGAGGTATTGTGGTAGATTCGACTACATGTCCTATGTGCAACTCGAGTTCCGAGAATATCGATCACTTATTTTTTGGTTGTACCGTGGCCTTAGATGTTTGGCGGCTTATTCGGGTTTGGCTAGATTGTAACTTGCCTGTGTTCAATTGTTGGATGGATGTGGAAACTTGGATCGAAGGAGCTTCTTTGTCGACGTCTGCCTTGCTTCGTATACAATCTATCATCGTCACAACCCTTTGGATCATTTGGAGACATCGGAACGGCATCGTttttaatgatattgttattagtagatgtaatttatttgatGTCATTAAATTTTTTGCTTTTCGTTGGCTAAAAAATAGAGGTCGTGTGGTTTCAAATTGGAACACATGGCTAATAAGCCCGTTGTAA